Genomic window (Candidatus Binatus sp.):
CCGCCATCGGATGCACCAATGGTCCGTGTTTCAGCCCTGACAACCGCACGTTTTATTGTGCCGACAGCGTGAGCCGGACTATCTCGGCCTACGACTACGATCTCGTGGCCGGCACGGTTTCCAACAAACGCCTGTTTGCGGCGCCCAAAGGTCTCGGCGGAGTTCCCGATGGCGCCACGGTGGACGCCGAAGGACATCTCTGGTCCGCTATCGCGGGCGGTGGAAAGATCGTCTGCTACAACCCCGACGGCTCGATTGCGCGGACCGTTGAGGTGCCGGTGCCGATCATCACCAGCGTGATGTTCGGCGGTGACAACCTGGACGTGATGTATGCGACCTCGATCGGCGAGAGGATCCTCGATATGGAACCCGGCGCCGACGGCGGCAGCCTGTTCGCGATCAAAGGGCTGGGTGTGAAGGGTAAACCCGAACCGCGCTTCGCCGGCTGATTGTCTGCATCGGCATCGGACGCTCACGGCAGCAGAAATTGT
Coding sequences:
- a CDS encoding SMP-30/gluconolactonase/LRE family protein, coding for MAITIEKIDGIKNKLGEGPVWDVAEKALYWIDGQAPAIYRLDPKSNDIKSWKMPKQIGSFALREKGGAVCALSDGFYLFDFASGSTKQIGDPVAKPGTTFNDGKTDARGRFIAGTLDAKFANPVGSIFSLDASLKCSMLEPAIGCTNGPCFSPDNRTFYCADSVSRTISAYDYDLVAGTVSNKRLFAAPKGLGGVPDGATVDAEGHLWSAIAGGGKIVCYNPDGSIARTVEVPVPIITSVMFGGDNLDVMYATSIGERILDMEPGADGGSLFAIKGLGVKGKPEPRFAG